One Phaseolus vulgaris cultivar G19833 chromosome 11, P. vulgaris v2.0, whole genome shotgun sequence genomic window carries:
- the LOC137834636 gene encoding uncharacterized protein, translated as MSTLSGTALDWFVCLPTGHITTFQQFSKMFVEQYIVNKAPLLVSYDLFDVRQYQGESLKDFLNRFGAQIVRLPGKDEEMFVHAFKKGVFPGPFSESLIRCHPATFAEIRRRVVAHIAIESEVSEKRGNVAPAKPRAQTRIQPQRVMEAAAEKRDQRMRHPYDPKKGKGKGPGKPREANRPPRYEFVMGLADLIAIPNIVARLKVLEKTTDKVLGPKPDAWCEFHKSFGHSLNSCLALGYQLAELVKCGFLKDYLLEKKAGQSSGSQPAGGEGQQHKVPIHGEIHTIAGGFSGGGCTASQRKKYARSVMSVEVFEDHSPDVDIMFTKDDLRDVVPHDNDPIVISLITAGMTVHRVLVDQGSSTDVMFWPTFENVQLSPDQLRPYGGCLYGFAGDQVEIR; from the coding sequence atgagcacactcaGTGGAACAGCGCTGGACTGGTTCGTTTGTTTgcctactggccacattaccacgtttcAGCAGTTTTCTAAGATGttcgttgagcagtacatagtgaacaaggcaccgctgttggtgtcttatgatttgttcgacgtgaggcagtaccagggggagtcccTGAAGGATTTCTTGAATAGGTTCGGAGCTCAAATAGTCCGCTTGCCAGGTAAAGATGAAGAGATGTTTGTAcatgccttcaaaaagggcgtttTTCCTGGGCCCTTTAGTGAGTCGCTTATCAGGtgtcaccccgccacgttcgctgaaatccggcgacgtgtcgtggctcacatcgccattgagagcgaagtctccgagaagaggggaaatgTGGCCCCAGCTAAGCCCCGCGCTCAAAcaaggatccagccgcagagggtgatgGAGGCGGCGGCAGagaagagggatcagaggatgCGCCATCCTTATGACCCAAAGAAAGGTAAGGGGAAGGGGCCGGGGAAGCCCAGAGAGGCTAATCGCCCGCCAAGGTATGAATTCGtgatggggttggcggacctgattGCCATCCCAAATATCGttgccaggctcaaagtgcttGAGAAAACAAcagacaaggtgttgggaccaaagccagacgcatggtgtgagttccacaagagctttggccactctctcaactcgtgtttggctttggggtaccaactcgccgagttggtcaaatgtgggttcttgaaggattacttgctggaGAAGAAAGCGGGCCAGTCATCGGGCTCCCAACCGGCGGGTGGCGAGGGACAACAACACAAGGTACCcattcacggcgagatccacaccattgctggtggGTTCTCGGGTGGCGGGTGCACTGCATCACAACGAAAGAAgtacgcaaggtctgtgatgtcagtggaggtttttgaagaccactcgcccgacgtggacatcatgTTCACCAAGGACGACCTTAGGGATGTCGTGCCCCACGACAATGACCCTATCGTAATCTCGCTCATCACGGCAGGAATGACTGTTCATCGAGTGCTGGTCGATCAAGGAAGTTcgacagatgtgatgttttggccgacttttgaGAATGTACAATTATCCCCCGACCAGCTGAGGCCATACGGGGGCTGCCTGTACGGTTTCGCCGGGGACCAGGTGGAGATTaggtga